The following are encoded together in the Ranitomeya imitator isolate aRanImi1 chromosome 4, aRanImi1.pri, whole genome shotgun sequence genome:
- the NEURL3 gene encoding E3 ubiquitin-protein ligase NEURL3, whose protein sequence is MGLTCSSEAEGLSFHPHSKGYNIVLNSCRHRAERRHSFHDGIIFSNRPILPREKVWIRILKVEQRWYGALRVGFTSTNPSNLDSISLPPFACPNLTIRPDFWAIGIPDELCREGEEICFWINKIGQVLLKKKGSFKPEVLFSGIPRKTAVWVMLDVYGQTKALQLMDGKSKHKFFRCCCPSNIDTPNLGLGHPESIVTKNKDFLPFHSKQYIEKSSKLDLRTEVVNLQLFREEEPNCVICLDRTADTLLLPCRHCSFCKQCVLKIKAQSNICPLCRQSIQISQDIREEHLLTNYCR, encoded by the exons GCCTTTCTTTTCACCCCCACTCGAAGGGCTATAATATTGTCCTGAACAGTTGCCGCCACAGAGCCGAACGAAGGCACAGCTTCCATGATGGAATTATCTTCTCAAATCGGCCAATTCTCCCACGAGAGAAAGTCTGGATAAGGATCCTGAAGGTTGAACAGCGATGGTATGGAGCTCTACGAGTTGGCTTTACTTCTACGAATCCTAGCAACCTTGACTCTATCTCTCTTCCCCCATTTGCTTGTCCTAACCTTACCATTAGGCCTGATTTTTGGGCTATTGGTATACCAGACGAACTGTGCAGAGAGGGTGAAGAAATTTGCTTCTGGATAAATAAAATAGGTCAAGTACTTCTAAAGAAGAAAGGAAGTTTTAAGCCAGAGGTGTTATTCTCTGGTATACCAAGGAAGACAGCTGTCTgggtcatgttagatgtctatggtcAGACAAAGGCTTTACAGCTTATGG atGGAAAATCAAAACATAAGTTTTTTCGATGTTGTTGTCCTAGCAATATAG ATACTCCAAATTTGGGTTTAGGTCACCCTGAATCAATTGTGACAAAGAACAAAGATTTTCTACCTTTTCACTCTAAGCAATATATAGAAAAATCTTCAAAACTGGACTTAAGAACAGAAGTGGTGAACTTACAACTGTTCAGAGAAGAGGAGCCCAACTGTGTGATCTGTCTAGACAGAACAGCAGACACTCTACTTCTCccctgcagacactgctccttctGCAAACAATGTGTTCTAAAAATCAAAGCACAGAGCAATATCTGCCCATTGTGCCGTCAAAGTATCCAGATATCTCAAGACATTAGAGAAGAACATCTGCTCACCAACTATTGTAGGTGA